A DNA window from Rhizobium sp. NXC14 contains the following coding sequences:
- a CDS encoding microcin C ABC transporter permease YejB, whose amino-acid sequence MGAYVIRRLLLMIPTIIGIMAISFIVVQFAPGGPVEQVIAQLTGQADSADQRLSGGGDLLGGGGSDEGSKYRGAQGLDPELIAKLEKQFGFDKPPLTRFGEMMWNYIRFDFGESFFRNTSVLDLIKEKLPVSISLGIWILIFSYAISIPLGIRKAVRDGSTFDVWTSGVIVVGYAVPSFLFGILLIVLFAGGSFYDWFPLRGLVSDNFGELAWWQKPLDYFWHLTLPLISLSLAAFATTTLLTKNSFIEEIKKQYVVTARAKGLNERQVLYGHVFRNAMLIIIAGFPGAFISAFFTGSLLIENIFSLDGLGRLGYLSVVNRDYPIVFATLYIFSLLGLFVSLISDLIYTWIDPRIDFERRDV is encoded by the coding sequence ATGGGCGCCTATGTCATTCGCCGCCTGCTTTTGATGATACCGACCATTATCGGCATCATGGCGATTTCCTTCATCGTCGTGCAATTTGCCCCCGGCGGCCCGGTCGAGCAGGTGATTGCCCAGCTGACCGGCCAGGCGGACAGCGCCGATCAGCGCCTGTCCGGCGGCGGAGATCTGCTAGGTGGCGGCGGCAGCGACGAAGGCTCGAAATATCGCGGCGCCCAGGGGCTCGATCCGGAGCTGATCGCCAAGCTCGAAAAACAGTTCGGCTTCGACAAGCCGCCGTTGACGCGCTTTGGCGAGATGATGTGGAATTACATCCGCTTCGATTTCGGCGAGAGCTTCTTCCGCAATACCTCCGTGCTCGACCTCATCAAGGAGAAACTGCCGGTGTCGATCTCGCTCGGCATCTGGATCCTGATCTTCTCTTATGCGATTTCCATCCCGCTCGGCATTCGCAAAGCGGTCAGGGACGGGTCGACCTTCGACGTCTGGACCTCGGGCGTCATCGTCGTCGGTTATGCCGTTCCGAGCTTCCTCTTCGGCATCCTGCTGATCGTGCTTTTCGCCGGCGGCTCTTTCTACGACTGGTTCCCACTGCGCGGCCTCGTTTCCGACAATTTCGGTGAGCTCGCCTGGTGGCAGAAACCGCTCGATTATTTCTGGCACCTCACCCTGCCGCTGATCTCGCTTTCACTCGCCGCCTTCGCCACCACGACGCTTCTGACCAAGAATTCCTTCATCGAGGAGATCAAGAAGCAATATGTCGTTACAGCCCGCGCCAAGGGTCTGAATGAGCGGCAGGTGCTTTACGGCCATGTTTTCCGCAACGCCATGCTGATCATCATCGCCGGTTTTCCCGGTGCCTTCATCTCCGCTTTCTTCACTGGCTCGCTGCTGATCGAGAACATCTTTTCGCTCGATGGCCTCGGCCGCCTCGGCTATCTCTCGGTGGTCAACCGCGATTATCCGATCGTCTTCGCGACACTCTATATCTTCTCGCTACTCGGTCTTTTCGTCAGCCTGATCTCAGACCTGATCTATACCTGGATCGATCCGCGCATCGATTTCGAGCGGAGGGATGTCTGA
- a CDS encoding ABC transporter permease — protein sequence MDAAANPATANPVKPPRKGLLSPTNIRRWKNFRANGRGYWSLWLFLLLFVLSLFAEFLANDRPIIASYKGEILFPVLIDYPEEKFGGFLAETDYRSSVIADEINANGWMIWPPIHYSYRSVNSNIPHSAPTPPFWLMTKEERCSGYPQGANDPGCTLGNLNWLGTDDQARDVLARVIYGFRISVLFGLALTICSAIIGVTAGAVQGYFGGLTDLLLQRFIEIWSSMPVLYILLIIAAILPPGFFVLLGIMLLFSWVSFVGVVRAEFLRARNFEYVRAARALGVNNRTIMWRHLLPNAMVATLTFLPFILSGSITTLTSLDFLGFGMPPGSPSLGEMIAQGKTNLQAPWLGLTAFFTMSIMLSLLIFIGEAVRDAFDPRKTFQ from the coding sequence ATGGACGCCGCCGCAAATCCTGCCACCGCAAACCCGGTCAAACCGCCGCGCAAGGGGCTGCTGTCGCCGACCAATATCCGTCGGTGGAAGAATTTCCGGGCGAACGGCCGCGGCTATTGGTCGTTGTGGCTTTTCCTGCTGCTGTTCGTGCTGAGCCTTTTCGCGGAATTCCTCGCCAACGACCGGCCGATCATCGCCTCCTATAAGGGCGAGATCCTGTTTCCGGTGTTGATCGACTATCCCGAGGAGAAATTCGGCGGCTTCCTCGCCGAAACCGACTACCGCTCGTCGGTGATAGCAGATGAGATCAATGCCAATGGCTGGATGATCTGGCCGCCGATCCATTATTCCTACCGCTCGGTCAACTCGAACATTCCGCATTCGGCTCCGACTCCCCCCTTCTGGCTGATGACCAAAGAGGAGCGTTGCTCAGGTTATCCGCAAGGCGCGAACGATCCCGGCTGCACGCTCGGCAATCTCAACTGGCTCGGCACCGATGACCAGGCGCGTGACGTGCTGGCGCGCGTTATCTACGGCTTCCGCATATCGGTGCTGTTCGGCCTGGCGTTGACCATCTGCTCGGCGATTATCGGCGTCACGGCAGGGGCGGTGCAGGGCTATTTCGGCGGCCTGACCGATCTCTTGCTGCAGCGCTTCATCGAGATCTGGTCGTCGATGCCGGTGCTTTATATCCTGCTCATTATCGCCGCCATCCTGCCGCCCGGCTTCTTCGTGCTGCTCGGAATCATGCTGCTCTTCTCCTGGGTCAGCTTTGTCGGCGTCGTGCGCGCAGAGTTCCTGCGCGCCCGCAATTTCGAATATGTCCGCGCCGCGCGTGCGCTCGGCGTCAACAACCGCACCATCATGTGGCGCCACCTGCTGCCGAACGCCATGGTGGCGACGCTCACCTTTCTGCCCTTCATTCTCTCAGGCTCGATCACGACGCTGACGTCGCTCGATTTCCTCGGCTTCGGCATGCCGCCCGGCTCCCCTTCGCTCGGCGAAATGATCGCCCAGGGCAAGACCAACCTGCAGGCGCCTTGGCTCGGGCTGACGGCCTTCTTCACCATGTCGATCATGCTTTCTCTTTTGATCTTCATCGGCGAAGCCGTGCGCGACGCCTTCGATCCGAGGAAGACGTTTCAATGA